Proteins from a single region of Chrysemys picta bellii isolate R12L10 chromosome 9, ASM1138683v2, whole genome shotgun sequence:
- the LOC135973580 gene encoding G-protein coupled receptor 55-like, which yields MANSPVESYVQLFQITLYIPTFVLGLLFNMMALWFVFCKIRKLTESTIYLVSLITLDTLLLFTLPFKIISYGSQDKWNLGSTFCSFLESLYFVNMYGSILISLCICVDRYIAIRHPFLAISLRSTKKAAMVCSIVCLGVWAGTSFTYQFHDSTITTCFHSFSNKIWENPGVLVTLEIAFLGSMTAMIFCTAQIIICLKRSRKPDDPLTDTSKSVKIVMANLATFVVCFTPFHVALILYYLVKREVITSNLLQILRSFVQISLCWANLNCCLDAICYYFVLKEFLKSPPQESQKTTNSS from the coding sequence ATGGCGAATAGCCCTGTCGAAAGTTATGTGCAGCTGTTCCAGATAACCCTGTACATTCCAACATTTGTCCTGGGATTGCTGTTCAATATGATGGCTTTGTGGTTTGTCTTTTGTAAGATCAGGAAACTGACAGAATCAACAATCTACCTGGTGTCACTTATTACTCTGGATACCTTGCTGCTGTTTACCCTTCCTTTTAAAATCATTTCCTATGGCTCCCAGGACAAGTGGAACTTGGGGTCGACATTCTGCTCATTCCTGGAAAGCCTTTACTTTGTGAACATGTATGGGAGCATTCTCATCTCCCTATGTATATGTGTGGACCGATATATTGCCATCCGACATCCATTCTTAGCCATTTCCCTGAGATCCACCAAGAAAGCTGCTATGGTCTGTTCCATCGTCTGCTTGGGTGTGTGGGCTGGAACTTCCTTTACTTACCAATTCCATGATAGCACAATTACTACATGCTTCCATAGCTTCTCTAATAAAATATGGGAAAACCCAGGTGTGCTTGTCACCTTGGAGATTGCCTTTCTTGGCAGCATGACAGCAATGATCTTCTGCACAGCTCAGATCATCATATGCTTGAAAAGGAGCAGAAAGCCAGACGATCCCCTTACTGACACAAGTAAATCAGTGAAGATAGTCATGGCAAACCTAGCCACATTTGTCGTCTGTTTCACCCCTTTCCATGTGGCATTGATCTTGTATTATTTGGTAAAAAGAGAGGTCATCACAAGCAATCTTCTGCAAATCTTACGGTCTTTTGTTCAGATCAGCCTCTGCTGGGCTAACCTCAACTGCTGCCTGGATGCAATTTGCTATTATTTTGTCCTTAAGGAGTTTTTGAAATCCCCACCTCAGGAGAGTCAGAAAACAACCAACAGTAGTTAA
- the LOC103305928 gene encoding G-protein coupled receptor 55-like, producing the protein MANSSVESYVQLFQITLYIPTFVLGLLFNMMALWFVICKIRKLTESTIYLVSLITLDTLLLFTLPFKIISYGSQDKWNLGSTFCSFLESLYFVNMYGSILISLCICVDRYIAIRHPFLAISLRSTKKAAMVCSIVCLGVWAGTSFTYQFHDSTITTCFHSFSNKIWENPGVLVTLEIAFLGSMTAMIFCTAQIIICLKRSRKPDDPLTDTSKSVKIVMANLATFVVCFTPFHVALILYYLVKREVITSNLLQILRSFVQISLCWANLNCCLDAICYYFVLKEFLKSPPQESEITTNSS; encoded by the coding sequence ATGGCGAATAGCTCTGTCGAAAGTTATGTGCAGCTGTTCCAGATAACCCTGTACATTCCAACATTTGTCCTGGGATTGCTGTTCAATATGATGGCTTTGTGGTTTGTCATTTGTAAGATCAGGAAACTGACAGAATCAACAATCTACCTGGTGTCACTTATTACTCTGGATACCTTGCTGCTGTTTACTCTTCCTTTTAAAATCATTTCCTATGGCTCCCAGGACAAGTGGAACTTGGGGTCGACATTCTGCTCATTCCTGGAAAGCCTTTACTTTGTGAACATGTATGGGAGCATTCTCATCTCCCTATGTATATGTGTGGACCGATATATTGCCATCCGACATCCATTCTTAGCCATTTCCCTGAGATCCACCAAGAAAGCTGCTATGGTCTGTTCCATCGTCTGCTTGGGTGTGTGGGCTGGAACTTCCTTTACTTACCAATTCCATGATAGCACAATTACTACATGCTTCCATAGCTTCTCTAATAAAATATGGGAAAACCCAGGTGTGCTTGTCACCTTGGAGATTGCCTTTCTTGGCAGCATGACAGCAATGATCTTCTGCACAGCTCAGATCATCATATGCTTGAAAAGGAGCAGAAAGCCAGACGATCCCCTTACTGACACAAGTAAATCAGTGAAGATAGTCATGGCAAACCTAGCCACATTTGTCGTCTGTTTCACCCCTTTCCATGTGGCATTGATCTTGTATTATTTGGTAAAAAGAGAGGTCATCACAAGCAATCTTCTGCAAATCTTACGGTCTTTTGTTCAGATCAGCCTCTGCTGGGCTAACCTCAACTGCTGCCTGGATGCAATTTGCTATTATTTTGTCCTTAAGGAGTTTTTGAAATCCCCACCTCAGGAGAGCGAGATAACAACCAACAGTAGTTAA